The following are encoded together in the Bos taurus isolate L1 Dominette 01449 registration number 42190680 breed Hereford chromosome 12, ARS-UCD2.0, whole genome shotgun sequence genome:
- the POSTN gene encoding periostin isoform X2 yields MIPFLPVCSLFLLLVVNPANANGHYDKILAHSRIRGRDQGPNVCALQQILGTKKKYLSTCRNWYQGAICGKKTTVLYECCPGYMRMEGMKGCPAVMPIDHVYGTLGIVGATTTQSYSDVSKLREEIEGKGSFTYFAPSNEAWDNLDSDIRRGLESNVNVELLNALHSHMVNKRMLTKDLKNGMIIPSMYNNLGLFINHYPNGVVTVNCARIIHGNQIATNGVVHVIDRVLTQIGTSIQDFIEAEDELSSFRAAAITSDILETLGRDGHFTLFAPTNEAFEKLPRGVLERIMGDKVASEALMKYHILNTLQCSEAIMGGAVFETLEGNTIEIGCDGDSITVNGIKMVNKKDIVTNNGVIHLIDQVLVPDSAKQVIELAGNQQTTFTDLVAQLGLASALRPDGEYTLLAPVNNAFSDDTLSMDQRLLKLILQNHILKVKIGLNELYNGQKLETIGGKQLRVFVYRTAVCIENSCMVRGSKQGRNGAIHIFQEIIKPAEKSLHEKLKQDKRFSIFLSLLEAADLKELLTQPGDWTLFVPTNDAFKGMTNEEKEILIRDKNALQNIILYHLTPGVFIGKGFEPGVTNILKTTQGSKIYLKGVNDTLLVNELKSKESDIMTTNGVIHVVDKLLYPADTPVGNDQLLEILNKLIKYIQIKFVRGSTFKEIPITVYRRTIPKVKIEGEPEFRLIKEGETVTEVIHGEPIIKKYTKIIDGVPVEITEKETREERIITGPEIKYTRISTTGGETEETLKKLLQEEVTKVTKFIEGGDGHLFEDEEIKRLLQGDTPVRKIQANKRVQASRRRSREDRPQ; encoded by the exons ATGATTCCTTTCTTACCAGTATGTTCTCTGTTCCTGCTGCTGGTTGTTAACCCTGCAAATGCCAATGGTCATTATGACAAGATCTTGGCTCACAGCCGTATCAGGGGCCGGGATCAGGG TCCAAATGTCTGCGCCCTTCAACAGATTTTGGGCACCAAAAAGAAATACTTAAGTACCTGCAGGAACTGGTATCAAGGTGCCATCTGTGGGAAAAAAAC GACTGTGTTATATGAATGCTGCCCTGGTTATATGAGGATGGAAGGAATGAAAGGCTGCCCAGCAG TGATGCCTATTGACCATGTTTATGGAACGCTGGGCATTGTGGGAGCTACCACCACACAGAGCTATTCTGATGTCTCAAAACTGAGGGAGGAGATTGAAGGAAAGGGATCATTCACTTACTTCGCACCGAGTAACGAAGCTTGGGACAACCTGGATTCt GATATCCGGAGAGGTCTGGAGAGCAATGTGAATGTTGAATTACTGAATGCTTTACATAGCCACATGGTTAATAAGAGAATGTTGACCAAGGACTTGAAAAATGGCATGATTATCCCTTCAATGTATAACAACTTGGGGCTCTTCATTAACCATTATCCTAATGGG GTTGTCACTGTGAACTGTGCTCGAATCATCCATGGGAACCAGATTGCAACAAATGGCGTTGTGCATGTCATTGACCGTGTCCTTACACAAATTGGTACCTCAATTCAGGACTTCATTGAAGCAGAAGATGAGCTCTCATCTTTTAGG GCAGCTGCCATCACATCTGATATACTGGAGACGCTTGGGAGAGATGGTCACTTCACACTCTTTGCTCCCACCAATGAAGCTTTTGAGAAACTTCCAAGAGGAGTTCTAGAAAGGATCATGGGAGACAAAGTGGCTTCAGAAG CTCTCATGAAGTACCACATTCTAAACACCCTCCAGTGTTCTGAGGCTATCATGGGAGGAGCAGTCTTTGAGACTCTGGAAGGAAACACCATTGAGATAGGATGTGATGGTGACAGCATAACAGTAAATGGAATCAAAATGGTGAACAAAAAAGATATTGTGACAAATAACGGTGTCATCCATTTGATTGATCAGGTCCTGGTTCCTGATTCTG CCAAACAAGTTATTGAGCTGGCTGGAAATCAGCAAACCACTTTCACAGACCTTGTGGCCCAGTTAGGCTTGGCATCTGCTCTGAGGCCAGATGGAGAATACACTTTGCTGGCACCTGTGAATAACGCATTTTCTG ATGATACACTGAGCATGGATCAGCGCCTTCTTAAATTAATTCTCCAGAATCATATATTGAAAGTAAAAATTGGCCTTAATGAACTTTACAATGGACAAAAACTTGAGACCATTGGAGGCAAACAGCTCAGAGTCTTCGTGTACCGCACA GCTGTCTGCATTGAAAATTCATGCATGGTGAGAGGAAGCAAGCAAGGAAGAAATGGTGCCATTCACATATTCCAAGAGATCATCAAACCAGCAGAGAAATCCCTTCATGAAAAACTGAAACAAGATAAGCGCTTCAG CATTTTCCTCAGTCTACTTGAAGCTGCAGACTTGAAAGAGCTCCTAACACAGCCTGGAGATTGGACCTTATTTGTACCAACCAATGATGCCTTTAAGGGAATGActaatgaagaaaaggaaattctgatTC GGGACAAAAATGCTCTTCAAAACATCATCCTTTATCACCTGACACCAGGAGTTTTCATTGGAAAAGGTTTTGAACCTGGCGTTACAAACATTTTAAAGACCACACAAGGAAGTAAAATCTATCTGAAAGGA GTAAATGATACACTTTTGGTAAATGAACTGAAATCAAAAGAATCTGACATCATGACAACAAATGGTGTCATTCATGTCGTAGATAAACTTCTTTATCCAGCAG ACACACCTGTTGGAAATGATCAGCTGCTAGAAATACTTAATAAACTGATCAAATACATCCAAATTAAG tttgttcGTGGCAGTACCTTCAAAGAAATCCCCATAACTGTCTACA GACGCACAATACCAAAGGTCAAAATTGAAGGTGAACCTGAATTCAGACTGATTAAGGAAGGTGAAACGGTAACTGAAGTGATCCATGGAG AGccaattattaaaaaatacaccAAGATCATTGATGGAGTGCCTGTGGagataactgaaaaagaaacaagggaaGAACGAATCATTACAG GTCCTGAAATAAAATACACTAGGATTTCAACTACAGGtggagaaacagaagaaactCTGAAGAAATTGTTGCAAGAAG
- the POSTN gene encoding periostin isoform X5, which translates to MIPFLPVCSLFLLLVVNPANANGHYDKILAHSRIRGRDQGPNVCALQQILGTKKKYLSTCRNWYQGAICGKKTTVLYECCPGYMRMEGMKGCPAVMPIDHVYGTLGIVGATTTQSYSDVSKLREEIEGKGSFTYFAPSNEAWDNLDSDIRRGLESNVNVELLNALHSHMVNKRMLTKDLKNGMIIPSMYNNLGLFINHYPNGVVTVNCARIIHGNQIATNGVVHVIDRVLTQIGTSIQDFIEAEDELSSFRAAAITSDILETLGRDGHFTLFAPTNEAFEKLPRGVLERIMGDKVASEALMKYHILNTLQCSEAIMGGAVFETLEGNTIEIGCDGDSITVNGIKMVNKKDIVTNNGVIHLIDQVLVPDSAKQVIELAGNQQTTFTDLVAQLGLASALRPDGEYTLLAPVNNAFSDDTLSMDQRLLKLILQNHILKVKIGLNELYNGQKLETIGGKQLRVFVYRTAVCIENSCMVRGSKQGRNGAIHIFQEIIKPAEKSLHEKLKQDKRFSIFLSLLEAADLKELLTQPGDWTLFVPTNDAFKGMTNEEKEILIRDKNALQNIILYHLTPGVFIGKGFEPGVTNILKTTQGSKIYLKGVNDTLLVNELKSKESDIMTTNGVIHVVDKLLYPADTPVGNDQLLEILNKLIKYIQIKFVRGSTFKEIPITVYRRTIPKVKIEGEPEFRLIKEGETVTEVIHGEPIIKKYTKIIDGVPVEITEKETREERIITGPEIKYTRISTTGGETEETLKKLLQEDTPVRKIQANKRVQASRRRSREDRPQ; encoded by the exons ATGATTCCTTTCTTACCAGTATGTTCTCTGTTCCTGCTGCTGGTTGTTAACCCTGCAAATGCCAATGGTCATTATGACAAGATCTTGGCTCACAGCCGTATCAGGGGCCGGGATCAGGG TCCAAATGTCTGCGCCCTTCAACAGATTTTGGGCACCAAAAAGAAATACTTAAGTACCTGCAGGAACTGGTATCAAGGTGCCATCTGTGGGAAAAAAAC GACTGTGTTATATGAATGCTGCCCTGGTTATATGAGGATGGAAGGAATGAAAGGCTGCCCAGCAG TGATGCCTATTGACCATGTTTATGGAACGCTGGGCATTGTGGGAGCTACCACCACACAGAGCTATTCTGATGTCTCAAAACTGAGGGAGGAGATTGAAGGAAAGGGATCATTCACTTACTTCGCACCGAGTAACGAAGCTTGGGACAACCTGGATTCt GATATCCGGAGAGGTCTGGAGAGCAATGTGAATGTTGAATTACTGAATGCTTTACATAGCCACATGGTTAATAAGAGAATGTTGACCAAGGACTTGAAAAATGGCATGATTATCCCTTCAATGTATAACAACTTGGGGCTCTTCATTAACCATTATCCTAATGGG GTTGTCACTGTGAACTGTGCTCGAATCATCCATGGGAACCAGATTGCAACAAATGGCGTTGTGCATGTCATTGACCGTGTCCTTACACAAATTGGTACCTCAATTCAGGACTTCATTGAAGCAGAAGATGAGCTCTCATCTTTTAGG GCAGCTGCCATCACATCTGATATACTGGAGACGCTTGGGAGAGATGGTCACTTCACACTCTTTGCTCCCACCAATGAAGCTTTTGAGAAACTTCCAAGAGGAGTTCTAGAAAGGATCATGGGAGACAAAGTGGCTTCAGAAG CTCTCATGAAGTACCACATTCTAAACACCCTCCAGTGTTCTGAGGCTATCATGGGAGGAGCAGTCTTTGAGACTCTGGAAGGAAACACCATTGAGATAGGATGTGATGGTGACAGCATAACAGTAAATGGAATCAAAATGGTGAACAAAAAAGATATTGTGACAAATAACGGTGTCATCCATTTGATTGATCAGGTCCTGGTTCCTGATTCTG CCAAACAAGTTATTGAGCTGGCTGGAAATCAGCAAACCACTTTCACAGACCTTGTGGCCCAGTTAGGCTTGGCATCTGCTCTGAGGCCAGATGGAGAATACACTTTGCTGGCACCTGTGAATAACGCATTTTCTG ATGATACACTGAGCATGGATCAGCGCCTTCTTAAATTAATTCTCCAGAATCATATATTGAAAGTAAAAATTGGCCTTAATGAACTTTACAATGGACAAAAACTTGAGACCATTGGAGGCAAACAGCTCAGAGTCTTCGTGTACCGCACA GCTGTCTGCATTGAAAATTCATGCATGGTGAGAGGAAGCAAGCAAGGAAGAAATGGTGCCATTCACATATTCCAAGAGATCATCAAACCAGCAGAGAAATCCCTTCATGAAAAACTGAAACAAGATAAGCGCTTCAG CATTTTCCTCAGTCTACTTGAAGCTGCAGACTTGAAAGAGCTCCTAACACAGCCTGGAGATTGGACCTTATTTGTACCAACCAATGATGCCTTTAAGGGAATGActaatgaagaaaaggaaattctgatTC GGGACAAAAATGCTCTTCAAAACATCATCCTTTATCACCTGACACCAGGAGTTTTCATTGGAAAAGGTTTTGAACCTGGCGTTACAAACATTTTAAAGACCACACAAGGAAGTAAAATCTATCTGAAAGGA GTAAATGATACACTTTTGGTAAATGAACTGAAATCAAAAGAATCTGACATCATGACAACAAATGGTGTCATTCATGTCGTAGATAAACTTCTTTATCCAGCAG ACACACCTGTTGGAAATGATCAGCTGCTAGAAATACTTAATAAACTGATCAAATACATCCAAATTAAG tttgttcGTGGCAGTACCTTCAAAGAAATCCCCATAACTGTCTACA GACGCACAATACCAAAGGTCAAAATTGAAGGTGAACCTGAATTCAGACTGATTAAGGAAGGTGAAACGGTAACTGAAGTGATCCATGGAG AGccaattattaaaaaatacaccAAGATCATTGATGGAGTGCCTGTGGagataactgaaaaagaaacaagggaaGAACGAATCATTACAG GTCCTGAAATAAAATACACTAGGATTTCAACTACAGGtggagaaacagaagaaactCTGAAGAAATTGTTGCAAGAAG
- the POSTN gene encoding periostin isoform X6, whose amino-acid sequence MIPFLPVCSLFLLLVVNPANANGHYDKILAHSRIRGRDQGPNVCALQQILGTKKKYLSTCRNWYQGAICGKKTTVLYECCPGYMRMEGMKGCPAVMPIDHVYGTLGIVGATTTQSYSDVSKLREEIEGKGSFTYFAPSNEAWDNLDSDIRRGLESNVNVELLNALHSHMVNKRMLTKDLKNGMIIPSMYNNLGLFINHYPNGVVTVNCARIIHGNQIATNGVVHVIDRVLTQIGTSIQDFIEAEDELSSFRAAAITSDILETLGRDGHFTLFAPTNEAFEKLPRGVLERIMGDKVASEALMKYHILNTLQCSEAIMGGAVFETLEGNTIEIGCDGDSITVNGIKMVNKKDIVTNNGVIHLIDQVLVPDSAKQVIELAGNQQTTFTDLVAQLGLASALRPDGEYTLLAPVNNAFSDDTLSMDQRLLKLILQNHILKVKIGLNELYNGQKLETIGGKQLRVFVYRTAVCIENSCMVRGSKQGRNGAIHIFQEIIKPAEKSLHEKLKQDKRFSIFLSLLEAADLKELLTQPGDWTLFVPTNDAFKGMTNEEKEILIRDKNALQNIILYHLTPGVFIGKGFEPGVTNILKTTQGSKIYLKGVNDTLLVNELKSKESDIMTTNGVIHVVDKLLYPADTPVGNDQLLEILNKLIKYIQIKFVRGSTFKEIPITVYKPIIKKYTKIIDGVPVEITEKETREERIITGPEIKYTRISTTGGETEETLKKLLQEDTPVRKIQANKRVQASRRRSREDRPQ is encoded by the exons ATGATTCCTTTCTTACCAGTATGTTCTCTGTTCCTGCTGCTGGTTGTTAACCCTGCAAATGCCAATGGTCATTATGACAAGATCTTGGCTCACAGCCGTATCAGGGGCCGGGATCAGGG TCCAAATGTCTGCGCCCTTCAACAGATTTTGGGCACCAAAAAGAAATACTTAAGTACCTGCAGGAACTGGTATCAAGGTGCCATCTGTGGGAAAAAAAC GACTGTGTTATATGAATGCTGCCCTGGTTATATGAGGATGGAAGGAATGAAAGGCTGCCCAGCAG TGATGCCTATTGACCATGTTTATGGAACGCTGGGCATTGTGGGAGCTACCACCACACAGAGCTATTCTGATGTCTCAAAACTGAGGGAGGAGATTGAAGGAAAGGGATCATTCACTTACTTCGCACCGAGTAACGAAGCTTGGGACAACCTGGATTCt GATATCCGGAGAGGTCTGGAGAGCAATGTGAATGTTGAATTACTGAATGCTTTACATAGCCACATGGTTAATAAGAGAATGTTGACCAAGGACTTGAAAAATGGCATGATTATCCCTTCAATGTATAACAACTTGGGGCTCTTCATTAACCATTATCCTAATGGG GTTGTCACTGTGAACTGTGCTCGAATCATCCATGGGAACCAGATTGCAACAAATGGCGTTGTGCATGTCATTGACCGTGTCCTTACACAAATTGGTACCTCAATTCAGGACTTCATTGAAGCAGAAGATGAGCTCTCATCTTTTAGG GCAGCTGCCATCACATCTGATATACTGGAGACGCTTGGGAGAGATGGTCACTTCACACTCTTTGCTCCCACCAATGAAGCTTTTGAGAAACTTCCAAGAGGAGTTCTAGAAAGGATCATGGGAGACAAAGTGGCTTCAGAAG CTCTCATGAAGTACCACATTCTAAACACCCTCCAGTGTTCTGAGGCTATCATGGGAGGAGCAGTCTTTGAGACTCTGGAAGGAAACACCATTGAGATAGGATGTGATGGTGACAGCATAACAGTAAATGGAATCAAAATGGTGAACAAAAAAGATATTGTGACAAATAACGGTGTCATCCATTTGATTGATCAGGTCCTGGTTCCTGATTCTG CCAAACAAGTTATTGAGCTGGCTGGAAATCAGCAAACCACTTTCACAGACCTTGTGGCCCAGTTAGGCTTGGCATCTGCTCTGAGGCCAGATGGAGAATACACTTTGCTGGCACCTGTGAATAACGCATTTTCTG ATGATACACTGAGCATGGATCAGCGCCTTCTTAAATTAATTCTCCAGAATCATATATTGAAAGTAAAAATTGGCCTTAATGAACTTTACAATGGACAAAAACTTGAGACCATTGGAGGCAAACAGCTCAGAGTCTTCGTGTACCGCACA GCTGTCTGCATTGAAAATTCATGCATGGTGAGAGGAAGCAAGCAAGGAAGAAATGGTGCCATTCACATATTCCAAGAGATCATCAAACCAGCAGAGAAATCCCTTCATGAAAAACTGAAACAAGATAAGCGCTTCAG CATTTTCCTCAGTCTACTTGAAGCTGCAGACTTGAAAGAGCTCCTAACACAGCCTGGAGATTGGACCTTATTTGTACCAACCAATGATGCCTTTAAGGGAATGActaatgaagaaaaggaaattctgatTC GGGACAAAAATGCTCTTCAAAACATCATCCTTTATCACCTGACACCAGGAGTTTTCATTGGAAAAGGTTTTGAACCTGGCGTTACAAACATTTTAAAGACCACACAAGGAAGTAAAATCTATCTGAAAGGA GTAAATGATACACTTTTGGTAAATGAACTGAAATCAAAAGAATCTGACATCATGACAACAAATGGTGTCATTCATGTCGTAGATAAACTTCTTTATCCAGCAG ACACACCTGTTGGAAATGATCAGCTGCTAGAAATACTTAATAAACTGATCAAATACATCCAAATTAAG tttgttcGTGGCAGTACCTTCAAAGAAATCCCCATAACTGTCTACA AGccaattattaaaaaatacaccAAGATCATTGATGGAGTGCCTGTGGagataactgaaaaagaaacaagggaaGAACGAATCATTACAG GTCCTGAAATAAAATACACTAGGATTTCAACTACAGGtggagaaacagaagaaactCTGAAGAAATTGTTGCAAGAAG